One Nicotiana sylvestris chromosome 12, ASM39365v2, whole genome shotgun sequence genomic window carries:
- the LOC104221934 gene encoding heavy metal-associated isoprenylated plant protein 3-like isoform X1, whose amino-acid sequence MWIPYGSGKWLKPRQRKVELISAQPKKDSGGGDDDGDKKSDDKVEKKAEEKKGEDKKPKEPQFNTVVLKIRLQCDRNAQKAKRIIKKIDEEVSIALEKDL is encoded by the exons ATGTGGATCCCTTATGGCTCCGGGAAATGGTtgaaaccaagacaaagaaaggtGGAGCTCATTTCTGCTCAACCCAAAAAGGACAGTGGCGGCGGCGACGACGACGGAGATAAAAAATCCGATGACAAAGTTGAGAAAAAGGCCGAGGAGAAGAAAGGGGAAGATAAAAAGCCCAAGGAG CCTCAATTTAACACGGTGGTATTGAAGATTCGGCTGCAATGTGACAGGAATGCTCAAAAAGCAAAGCGAATTATAAAGAAAATCGATG AAGAAGTGAGTATAGCTCTAGAAAAAGATTTGTGA
- the LOC138883697 gene encoding uncharacterized protein encodes MENKQSLDNQQHAMEQLNYAVGNSSIGTGNQPIGVDYNHPLFLSPADVSGIQIISFQLTGIENYSIWNRSMRVALLGRNKLGLIDGTCKKEKFSEILWNRWERVNAIVLSWIMNSISKNLLGGIIYASCAQIVWEDLSERFNKVDDSRSFNLHKEITTLSQGTASVSVYFSRLKDMWEEFEALVPASSCDCPKSKEFVVYLQKLKLYQFLMGLNDSYAQARSQILMSPVPTVNQAYAMIISDEGQKSIADTTRILGTNPAMMSGNFDAVMYSRSIGNQRFKKNYNVPCEFSKLKGHSKENCYKIVGYPPDYRPKKKGGAGNNTSYNVISDNSIQRHTVISMMQEVIYRI; translated from the coding sequence ATGGAGAACAAACAAAGTTTGGACAATCAACAACATGCAATGGAACAATTGAATTATGCGGTTGGAAATTCTTCAATTGGAACTGGAAATCAACCAATTGGAGTTGACTATAATCATCCTCTGTTCTTGTCTCCAGCTGATGTGAGTGGTATACAAATCATCTCGTTTCAACTCACAGGTATTGAGAATTACTCGATTTGGAATCGCTCTATGCGTGTTGCTTTGTTAGGCAGGAACAAGTTAGGATTAATTGATGGTACATGCAAGAAAGAAAAATTTTCAGAAATTCTATGGAATCGCTGGGAGAGAGTAAATGCAATTGTACTCTCATGGATTATGAATTCTATTTCTAAAAACCTTCTTGGTGGAATCATATATGCTTCGTGTGCCCAAATAGTTTGGGAAGATTTATCTGAGAGATTTAATAAGGTAGATGACTCAAGATCTTTTAATCTTCATAAAGAAATTACAACTCTGTCTCAAGGTACTGCATCTGTCTCTGTATACTTCTCAAGACTTAAGGATATGTGGGAAGAGTTTGAAGCCTTGGTGCCTGCATCAAGCTGTGATTGTCCTAAATCTAAGGAGTTTGTTGTGTATCTTCAAAAACTTAAGCTGTATCAATTTTTAATGGGACTTAATGACTCGTATGCTCAGGCTAGAAGTCAGATTTTAATGAGTCCAGTTCCTACAGTTAATCAAGCATATGCTATGATAATTAGTGATGAAGGTCAAAAGTCAATAGCAGACACTACAAGAATTCTAGGAACTAATCCTGCAATGATGTCAGGAAATTTTGATGCAGTAATGTATTCAAGATCCATAGGAAATCAAAGGTTCAAGAAAAACTATAATGTTCCATGTGAGTTCTCTAAACTTAAGGGACATAGCAAAgaaaattgttacaaaatagtggGCTATCCACCTGATTATAGACCAAAAAAGAAAGGGGGAGCAGGAAATAATACATCCTACAATGTCATATCTGACAATTCAATTCAAAGACATACAGTGAtttcaatgatgcaagaggtcatTTACAGAATTTGA
- the LOC104221933 gene encoding uncharacterized protein produces the protein MGGKCPHRSVKKRRYSHKQFRRSKFLVKGDDAVFDELKRPEGERKPLPVDEDLPGMGQYYCFHCDRYFANVTVRDEHFKTKKHRKRVKLMMGPAPHTQLDADLAAGMGMPDNGPKLMSMS, from the exons ATGGGAGGAAAGTGTCCTCATCGAAGCGTGAAGAAGCGACGGTACTCCCACAAACAATTTCGCCGCTCCAAATTCCTTGTGAAAGGCGACGACGCCGTTTTTGATGAGCTCAAACGGCCGGAAGGGGAACGAAAACCGTTGCCCGTCGACGAAGATCTTCCCGGCATGGGACAATATTACTGTTTCCACTGCGA TCGTTATTTTGCAAATGTTACGGTGAGAGACGAACATTTCAAGACCAAAAAGCACAGGAAGCG TGTAAAGCTAATGATGGGCCCTGCACCACACACCCAACTGGATGCTGATTTGGCAGCTGGAATGGGCATGCCAGATAATGGTCCGAAGCTAATGTCAATGAGTTGA
- the LOC138883696 gene encoding uncharacterized protein, which translates to MKKKLDDAKGLWPELLPEVLWAYHTIPKTSTGETPYSLVYGTDAVIPVEVGEPSLRYSKESRPSNDESRKQDLDETNERRDMAYVRMIAQKQQAERYYNKKAKVRPLKVQDYVLKAKIQASKDPREGKLGTNWYGPYKITATANKGSFQLETMEGKLLPNN; encoded by the coding sequence ATGAAGAAGAAGCTTGATGACGCCAAGGGACTGTGGCCGGAACTGCTACCGgaggtgctatgggcataccaCACCATACCAAAAACAAGCACAGGAGAAacgccatattcactagtctatggGACTGATGCAGTAATACCAGTCGAAGTCGGGGAACCAAGTTTGAGATACTCCAAAGAGAGCAGACCAAGTAACGATGAAAGCAGAAAGCAAGACCTCGATGAAACAAATGAGCGAAGAGACATGGCCTACGTAAGAATGATAGCTCAAAAACAGCAAGCAGAACGatactacaacaaaaaagccaAAGTCAGACCACTCAAAGTACAAGACTATGTACTCAAAGCCAAAATACAAGCGAGCAAAGACCCACGGGAAGGCAAACTGGGAACCAATTGGtacggaccatacaaaatcacggcaACAGCAAACAAAGggtcattccaactagaaacaatggagggaaaactactACCAAACAATTGA
- the LOC104221934 gene encoding heavy metal-associated isoprenylated plant protein 3-like isoform X2 → MWIPYGSGKWLKPRQRKVELISAQPKKDSGGGDDDGDKKSDDKVEKKAEEKKGEDKKPKEPQFNTVVLKIRLQCDRNAQKAKRIIKKIDEVSIALEKDL, encoded by the exons ATGTGGATCCCTTATGGCTCCGGGAAATGGTtgaaaccaagacaaagaaaggtGGAGCTCATTTCTGCTCAACCCAAAAAGGACAGTGGCGGCGGCGACGACGACGGAGATAAAAAATCCGATGACAAAGTTGAGAAAAAGGCCGAGGAGAAGAAAGGGGAAGATAAAAAGCCCAAGGAG CCTCAATTTAACACGGTGGTATTGAAGATTCGGCTGCAATGTGACAGGAATGCTCAAAAAGCAAAGCGAATTATAAAGAAAATCGATG AAGTGAGTATAGCTCTAGAAAAAGATTTGTGA